The proteins below come from a single Prochlorococcus marinus str. MIT 9215 genomic window:
- the clpP gene encoding ATP-dependent Clp endopeptidase proteolytic subunit ClpP yields the protein MIPLVLEESGGSERVFDIYSRLLRERIIFLGEQVTSETANRIVAQLLFLEAEDPEKDIYMYINSPGGSVYDGLGIFDTMQHVKPDIHTVCVGLAASMGAFLLAAGTKGKRSSLRHSRIMIHQPLGGARGQASDIRIQADEILFLKERLNTELSERTGKDFETIKEDTDRDFYMSPKEAVEYGLIDLVLDKKPGKF from the coding sequence ATGATCCCTTTAGTTTTAGAAGAATCTGGTGGTAGTGAAAGAGTCTTTGATATTTATTCGAGATTACTTAGAGAGAGAATAATCTTTTTAGGAGAACAAGTTACTAGTGAAACTGCTAATAGAATTGTTGCTCAATTATTATTCCTTGAAGCTGAGGATCCCGAAAAAGATATTTACATGTACATAAATTCTCCAGGAGGATCTGTTTATGATGGTTTAGGTATCTTCGATACCATGCAGCACGTTAAGCCCGATATTCATACGGTTTGTGTTGGTTTGGCCGCTAGTATGGGAGCTTTTTTGTTAGCTGCAGGAACTAAGGGAAAAAGAAGTAGCCTTAGGCATTCAAGAATAATGATTCATCAACCACTTGGAGGTGCTAGAGGTCAAGCTAGTGATATAAGAATTCAAGCAGATGAAATCTTATTCTTAAAAGAACGTCTTAACACTGAGTTGTCAGAGAGAACTGGTAAGGATTTTGAAACTATTAAAGAAGATACTGATAGAGATTTTTATATGTCCCCAAAAGAGGCAGTTGAGTATGGATTAATAGATTTGGTGCTGGATAAGAAACCTGGTAAGTTTTAA